One Bacillus solimangrovi genomic window carries:
- the aroA gene encoding 3-phosphoshikimate 1-carboxyvinyltransferase, giving the protein MEKRLHAQTKGLRGTIEIPGDKSISHRAVMFGALAEGRTTITNFLEGEDCLSTISCFQEMGVKIERTEEKVIVEGAGTNGLLEPRRVLDVGNSGTTTRLMLGILAAQPFHAVVVGDDSIAKRPMDRVTIPLRQMGAVIDGRDNGRFTPLSIRGGDLNPLEYVSPVASAQVKSCVLLAGLGANGVTSITEPHLSRDHTERMLQAFGVELVRDGLTVSIAGGQQLKATDVHVPGDISSAAFFLVAGAIVPNSELTLKNVGMNPTRTGIIDVLQAMGADLTIENERVENEEPVADLIIKTSNLKAIEIGGALIPRLIDEIPIIALLATQAEGTTVIKDAEELKVKETNRIDTVVEQLNELGVHIEAREDGMIIKGKQRLNGGTVDSCGDHRIGMMLAIASCLTGEEVVIQRADAINVSYPMFFEHMNKSNVK; this is encoded by the coding sequence GTGGAGAAACGTCTGCATGCACAAACAAAAGGGTTACGAGGAACAATTGAAATCCCAGGAGATAAATCTATTTCACACCGAGCAGTAATGTTTGGAGCGCTTGCAGAGGGGCGAACGACAATCACAAATTTCTTAGAAGGTGAAGATTGTTTAAGTACAATTTCGTGTTTTCAAGAAATGGGTGTTAAGATTGAACGAACAGAAGAAAAAGTGATTGTGGAAGGTGCTGGTACAAACGGTTTACTTGAGCCTAGACGTGTACTTGACGTAGGTAATTCTGGAACAACGACAAGGCTTATGCTCGGTATTTTGGCAGCCCAACCGTTCCATGCAGTCGTAGTTGGAGATGATTCGATTGCGAAGCGACCGATGGATCGAGTAACGATTCCACTTCGTCAGATGGGTGCAGTGATCGATGGAAGGGATAATGGTAGGTTTACTCCTTTATCAATACGTGGTGGTGACTTAAATCCATTAGAATATGTTTCACCTGTTGCAAGTGCTCAAGTGAAATCGTGTGTGTTATTGGCAGGATTAGGTGCTAATGGTGTAACCTCTATTACTGAACCACACTTATCAAGAGATCATACAGAGAGAATGTTACAAGCATTTGGAGTTGAGCTTGTACGGGATGGATTGACTGTATCAATTGCAGGTGGCCAACAATTAAAGGCTACAGATGTTCATGTTCCAGGTGACATATCGTCAGCGGCGTTCTTTTTAGTTGCTGGAGCGATTGTACCGAATAGCGAGCTTACATTGAAAAATGTCGGAATGAACCCAACACGCACAGGGATTATCGATGTGTTACAAGCGATGGGAGCAGATTTGACAATTGAAAATGAACGAGTAGAAAATGAAGAACCAGTAGCAGATTTGATTATCAAAACTTCAAATTTGAAGGCAATCGAAATTGGTGGGGCATTGATTCCTAGGCTTATTGATGAAATTCCAATTATAGCGTTGCTTGCTACACAAGCTGAAGGTACGACAGTAATAAAAGATGCTGAAGAATTGAAAGTTAAGGAAACAAATCGAATTGATACTGTTGTTGAACAGTTGAACGAGCTTGGTGTTCATATTGAAGCACGTGAGGACGGTATGATTATTAAAGGGAAACAACGTTTAAATGGTGGCACAGTTGATAGTTGTGGTGATCACCGCATAGGTATGATGCTTGCCATTGCATCATGTTTAACTGGTGAAGAAGTAGTAATACAACGTGCGGATGCCATCAATGTATCGTATCCGATGTTTTTTGAACATATGAATAAAAGTAACGTTAAATAG